From one Leeia speluncae genomic stretch:
- a CDS encoding FAD-dependent oxidoreductase — GIDAQLLNTAEVKAHIPLLDCSTRSRYPVLGATYQPRAGIARHDAVAWGFARAASALGVEIIQQCEVLGMDIEDGRIKGLQTSQGYVR, encoded by the coding sequence TGGTATTGATGCACAGTTGTTGAATACTGCGGAAGTGAAAGCGCACATCCCGTTGCTAGACTGTAGCACCCGTTCTCGCTACCCGGTATTGGGTGCGACTTACCAGCCACGCGCTGGTATTGCTCGTCACGATGCGGTGGCTTGGGGCTTTGCCCGTGCAGCGAGTGCACTAGGCGTAGAAATCATTCAGCAATGTGAAGTATTGGGTATGGACATCGAAGATGGCCGTATTAAAGGCCTACAAACTTCACAAGGCTATGTGCGA